The proteins below are encoded in one region of Methanofollis aquaemaris:
- the tes gene encoding tetraether lipid synthase Tes → MLLKETKSLCPICRKVLDAEITEEDGKVWITRTCPDHGEAKNLYWSDAEMYRRFDAYEAIGAGVLNPQKDAGAEACPGACGLCSNHHSGTLLANIDLTNRCNLNCDFCFANARACGFIYEPEFDEVIGMMAMLREEKPVPPPAVQFSGGEPTMRDDLPEIVWKAKEMGFSQVQIATNGIKLAKDIKYVQELKDVGLSTVYLHFDGVTRETNPILPTSLKAVENCKEIGLGVVLVPTIINGRNDHEVGAILKYAAEHVEVVRGVNFQPVAFTGAASEDDIRRERVTIPDLTERIEEQTEGVIKKDYFYPVPCVIPISDLVETYTGKPQVRFTTHQHCGAATYVFVEDDKLMPINEMVDVDKFFEAIDRMAVKMQNGGTINKYMSLLEGVKEMSASASKGEVNGTKLWKLLGEALVFQNFDALRDFHWNAIFIGTMHFMDNFNYDLERVQRCCIHYTTPDGRMIPFCTYNSGPVYREEVWKKFAQPLEKKE, encoded by the coding sequence ATGCTCCTGAAAGAAACCAAAAGCCTTTGCCCGATTTGCAGAAAAGTCCTCGATGCGGAGATTACCGAGGAGGACGGGAAGGTCTGGATCACTCGTACCTGTCCAGACCACGGCGAAGCGAAGAATCTCTACTGGTCAGATGCAGAGATGTATAGGCGTTTCGACGCGTATGAGGCCATCGGTGCCGGCGTCCTGAATCCACAGAAGGATGCCGGGGCCGAGGCATGCCCGGGCGCATGCGGGCTCTGCTCTAACCACCACTCAGGGACACTCCTTGCCAACATCGATCTGACAAACCGGTGCAACCTCAACTGTGACTTCTGCTTTGCCAACGCACGAGCATGCGGATTTATCTATGAACCGGAGTTCGACGAGGTGATCGGGATGATGGCGATGCTCAGGGAGGAAAAACCTGTCCCGCCACCGGCCGTCCAGTTCTCGGGCGGCGAACCGACGATGCGTGACGACCTTCCAGAGATCGTCTGGAAGGCCAAGGAGATGGGGTTCTCCCAGGTCCAGATCGCAACAAACGGGATCAAACTGGCAAAAGACATTAAATATGTCCAGGAGCTCAAGGACGTCGGGCTCAGCACTGTTTATCTCCACTTCGACGGCGTCACCAGGGAGACAAACCCGATCCTCCCCACGAGCCTGAAGGCCGTCGAGAACTGCAAGGAGATCGGGCTCGGCGTCGTGCTCGTCCCCACAATCATCAATGGCAGGAACGACCACGAAGTGGGAGCGATCCTGAAATATGCCGCCGAGCATGTGGAGGTCGTCCGCGGCGTCAACTTCCAGCCGGTCGCGTTTACCGGGGCGGCAAGCGAGGACGATATCAGGCGGGAGCGGGTGACCATCCCCGACCTCACCGAGCGGATCGAGGAGCAGACCGAGGGCGTGATCAAGAAGGATTACTTCTACCCGGTGCCCTGCGTCATCCCGATCTCCGACCTGGTCGAGACCTATACCGGCAAACCGCAGGTGCGGTTCACCACCCACCAGCACTGCGGTGCGGCGACCTATGTCTTTGTCGAAGACGACAAACTTATGCCGATCAACGAGATGGTCGATGTCGACAAGTTCTTTGAGGCGATCGACAGGATGGCCGTCAAGATGCAGAACGGCGGGACGATCAACAAGTATATGTCCCTGCTCGAAGGCGTGAAGGAGATGAGTGCCTCGGCATCGAAAGGTGAGGTCAATGGGACAAAGCTCTGGAAACTCCTCGGAGAGGCGCTGGTCTTCCAGAACTTCGATGCCCTCCGGGACTTCCACTGGAACGCCATCTTCATCGGCACGATGCACTTTATGGACAACTTCAACTACGACCTTGAGCGGGTCCAGCGTTGCTGTATCCACTACACGACGCCGGACGGCAGGATGATCCCGTTCTGCACCTACAACTCGGGCCCGGTCTATCGTGAAGAGGT
- a CDS encoding CDP-2,3-bis-(O-geranylgeranyl)-sn-glycerol synthase yields the protein MVPAYVPNSAAAALGGGTPVDLGKNWRDGRRILGDGKTFRGFFLGVAAGIAVGLIQIVLRETFGWSSLPEHTFVTVTLLAAGALLGDMAKSFFKRRLGKESGEEWLIADQYDLVVGAFVLLLIFQYEWVVRYVDLLVFLWILVLTPLLHRAANIIGYLIGVKKVPW from the coding sequence ATGGTCCCGGCATATGTACCCAATTCCGCCGCCGCCGCCCTGGGCGGTGGGACGCCGGTCGACCTCGGGAAGAACTGGCGGGACGGGAGACGGATCCTCGGGGACGGCAAGACGTTCCGCGGTTTTTTCCTGGGCGTGGCTGCCGGGATCGCCGTCGGGCTCATCCAGATCGTGCTGAGGGAGACCTTTGGCTGGTCGTCGCTCCCTGAGCACACGTTCGTCACGGTCACGCTCCTGGCGGCCGGCGCCCTTCTCGGGGACATGGCCAAGAGTTTTTTCAAGCGGCGGCTCGGCAAGGAGAGCGGTGAGGAGTGGCTCATCGCCGATCAGTACGACCTGGTCGTCGGGGCGTTTGTTCTCCTCCTCATCTTCCAGTACGAGTGGGTCGTCAGGTACGTGGATCTCCTGGTCTTCCTCTGGATCCTCGTCCTCACGCCCCTCCTCCACCGTGCCGCAAATATCATCGGCTATCTGATAGGAGTGAAGAAAGTACCATGGTAA
- the pyrE gene encoding orotate phosphoribosyltransferase, with protein sequence MVKEVAALLKAHGAVQFGNFVLASGAKSSYYLDIKSAITDPILLREIGEAFAGRFSFDVVAGVAVGAVPLAVATSLASDKPYAIIRKEEKSHGKSGLIIGDVEGKTVLLVEDVTTSGGSALFGVRALREVGAEVVAVAVVVDRESGAAATFAGEGVALVPLTTVSEIMDL encoded by the coding sequence ATGGTAAAAGAAGTCGCAGCGTTGCTCAAGGCCCACGGAGCCGTCCAGTTCGGGAATTTTGTCCTTGCTTCGGGGGCGAAGAGTTCATATTACCTTGACATCAAGTCGGCGATCACCGATCCCATACTCCTGAGGGAGATCGGTGAGGCGTTTGCAGGGAGGTTCTCCTTCGATGTCGTCGCCGGCGTCGCCGTCGGTGCCGTCCCCCTGGCGGTCGCCACCTCTCTTGCCTCGGACAAGCCCTATGCAATCATCAGAAAGGAAGAGAAGTCGCACGGGAAGAGCGGGCTGATCATCGGCGATGTCGAGGGGAAGACTGTCCTCCTGGTCGAGGACGTCACGACCTCCGGCGGTTCCGCACTCTTCGGGGTCCGGGCGCTCAGGGAGGTCGGGGCCGAGGTCGTCGCCGTGGCTGTGGTCGTGGACCGGGAAAGCGGCGCGGCCGCGACTTTTGCCGGAGAAGGGGTCGCTCTCGTACCGTTGACAACGGTCTCTGAGATCATGGACCTGTAA
- the purD gene encoding phosphoribosylamine--glycine ligase has product MDMKILVVGGGGREHAIARALSRNSDAKLYSVMARRNPGIAQLSEKVLIEKETDVRAVTAFATEHAVDYAVIGPEAPLEAGIADVLHEAGIPCVGPTRMAARLETDKAFCRTMMEKHGIAGCPLYRVFHGDAEGACEYIDAYDGDLVVKPIGLTGGKGVKVMGEQVDAAGAKEYVQSLGGDVVLEERLIGEEFTLQAFVDGNNLVPMPLVQDHKRAYEGDVGPNTGGMGTYSLEDHLFPFVSRLDYEAALEIMRSAVAAMIAEGQPYRGILYGQFMNTRDGPKVVEFNSRFGDPEAMNVLSILESDFSEVLCRIVEGTLSQAHVKFAPKATVCKYLVPEGYPVAPVAGAPITIGNYGDTLLYYANIGEMDGHLSTLTSRTMAFVGIGDSLEEAEAKAEAAAGSVRGGVWYRHDIGKRAVLEKRIAHMRDIQ; this is encoded by the coding sequence ATGGACATGAAGATCCTTGTTGTGGGCGGTGGAGGCCGGGAGCACGCGATTGCTCGTGCCCTTTCCCGCAACAGCGACGCGAAACTCTATTCTGTCATGGCCAGGCGAAACCCTGGCATCGCTCAGCTCTCGGAAAAAGTGCTTATCGAGAAAGAAACGGACGTCAGAGCGGTGACGGCGTTTGCGACCGAGCATGCGGTCGACTATGCCGTCATCGGTCCGGAGGCCCCTCTGGAGGCCGGGATCGCCGACGTGCTCCACGAAGCAGGCATCCCCTGCGTCGGGCCCACCAGGATGGCGGCCAGGCTCGAGACCGACAAGGCCTTCTGCCGGACCATGATGGAGAAGCACGGGATCGCCGGGTGCCCGCTCTACCGGGTCTTCCATGGCGATGCCGAAGGTGCCTGCGAGTACATCGACGCCTATGACGGCGACCTCGTCGTCAAACCGATCGGGCTCACCGGCGGGAAGGGCGTCAAGGTCATGGGCGAGCAGGTCGACGCTGCGGGGGCGAAAGAATATGTGCAGAGCCTCGGCGGCGATGTCGTCCTTGAAGAGCGGTTGATCGGTGAGGAGTTCACGCTCCAGGCCTTTGTGGACGGCAACAACCTGGTGCCGATGCCCCTGGTCCAGGACCATAAGCGGGCCTATGAGGGTGATGTCGGGCCGAACACGGGCGGGATGGGTACCTACTCCCTTGAAGATCATCTCTTCCCCTTCGTCTCGCGTCTCGATTACGAGGCGGCCCTCGAGATCATGCGCAGCGCCGTGGCGGCGATGATCGCCGAGGGACAGCCGTACCGCGGGATCCTGTATGGGCAGTTCATGAACACCAGGGACGGCCCGAAGGTGGTGGAGTTCAACTCCCGCTTTGGGGATCCCGAGGCGATGAACGTCCTCTCGATCCTGGAGTCCGACTTCTCAGAGGTACTCTGCCGGATCGTCGAGGGCACGCTCTCCCAGGCGCACGTGAAGTTCGCACCGAAGGCGACGGTCTGCAAGTACCTGGTGCCTGAGGGCTATCCTGTGGCCCCGGTGGCCGGGGCGCCGATCACCATCGGCAACTATGGCGACACCCTCCTGTATTATGCCAATATCGGGGAGATGGACGGGCACCTCTCGACCCTCACCTCGCGGACGATGGCCTTCGTCGGGATCGGAGACTCCCTGGAGGAGGCCGAGGCAAAGGCCGAGGCGGCCGCCGGGTCGGTCCGCGGCGGGGTCTGGTACAGGCACGACATCGGCAAGCGGGCGGTCCTTGAGAAGAGAATCGCACATATGAGGGATATTCAATGA
- the argF gene encoding ornithine carbamoyltransferase, whose protein sequence is MKKDFLTLLDCDAIEIEALLDGAARLKSYRAAGKSHAILPGCSLGMIFEKASTRTRVSFEAGMHDLGGHALFLNPADMQLGRGELVRDTARVLSRFVSAVMIRAYHHSTIEEFAKYASVPVINGLSDKAHPCQVLADLLTLKEQFSSLKGLRVAWIGDGNNVCNSLLLASALTGLELQVATPRGYRPPAWAVEEAEERGARVTFCETPEEAAAGAHALYTDVWVSMGNEDEREMRLRDFKDYTITADLVRRAEPDAIVMHCLPAHRGEEITDEVIEGPQSVVWDQAENRLHAQKALLVHLLSDRVHSCGTQ, encoded by the coding sequence ATGAAGAAGGATTTTTTAACGCTTCTGGACTGTGACGCAATCGAGATCGAGGCGCTGCTCGACGGTGCAGCGCGGCTGAAGAGTTACCGGGCGGCGGGCAAGTCGCACGCCATTCTGCCGGGGTGCAGTCTGGGGATGATCTTTGAGAAGGCTTCGACCAGGACGAGGGTCTCGTTCGAGGCCGGGATGCACGACCTCGGCGGCCATGCTCTCTTCCTCAACCCGGCCGATATGCAACTCGGCCGTGGCGAACTGGTGAGGGACACCGCACGGGTGCTCTCCAGGTTCGTCTCTGCGGTGATGATCCGGGCCTACCACCACAGCACCATCGAGGAGTTTGCGAAATATGCCTCTGTCCCGGTCATCAACGGTCTCTCTGATAAGGCTCATCCGTGTCAGGTGCTCGCCGATCTCCTGACCCTCAAAGAGCAGTTCTCGTCCCTCAAGGGCCTCCGGGTCGCGTGGATCGGCGACGGCAACAATGTCTGCAACTCCCTGCTCCTTGCCTCGGCTCTCACCGGGCTTGAACTGCAGGTGGCGACGCCGCGGGGCTACCGCCCGCCGGCATGGGCCGTCGAGGAGGCCGAGGAACGCGGGGCGCGGGTCACCTTCTGCGAGACGCCAGAGGAGGCGGCGGCAGGTGCGCACGCCCTGTACACCGATGTATGGGTTTCGATGGGGAACGAGGACGAGCGCGAGATGCGTCTGCGGGACTTCAAGGACTACACCATCACCGCCGACCTGGTCAGGCGGGCCGAGCCCGATGCGATCGTGATGCACTGTCTCCCGGCGCACCGGGGCGAGGAGATCACCGATGAGGTGATCGAGGGGCCGCAGAGTGTGGTCTGGGATCAGGCCGAGAACCGGCTCCATGCCCAGAAGGCGCTCCTGGTCCATCTCCTCAGCGACAGGGTTCACTCCTGTGGGACGCAGTGA